In Aliarcobacter faecis, the genomic stretch AACAAAAAATGAAGAATTTCAAAAAATAAAATCTATTGATTTTAACTCATTAAATGAAGAAACTTCTTATTATGATATGCTAGAGAATAATTCTTCTAAACTACAAATAAGAATAGCTAAAATTATCCAAAATGTTGATTTTGATACAAACAATTCACAAAAATCTTTTATAAAAGCAATAGAGCATTATAAAAATAACAATGGTAAATTAACTTCAACAACACCAAAAGATTTTTTAGAGAAAAATATTCAAAGTTTACTATTTCAAAAAGATGAAAACAATACAAAATATTTTAGAAATTCATTATATAAAATACTCTTTTTTATTGAAATTTCACAAGCGATAAAATCAGGAAAATTAAACCTTCTAAATTCTTATAGATATAGAGCATTTGAATCTTATTTATTGGATATTAATAAATTCAAAAAAGAAAAAATGGATTTATTGGAACAATACAATCTTTTACATTTTACTAATTGCAAAAAAACTATTACTTATTTAAAAGAGCAACTAAATTCATCTTTTAAAGATGTTAATGAAAAGATTTCAAAAGAATTAAATCTATATTTTCATTTAAAAGGTGAAAATAGTTTTACAATAACTACACCAAAAGTTGAAAAAGATATATCATTAGACCCATTAACAAAATGGCTTCCAAAAGATAAATTTATTCCATTAATATCAATTTTGGAAGAGATTAATAGCTATATTAGTTTTACAAAAGTATTTACACATTACTCTTTAGGAAGAAATAGAAGTAACATAAAAATAGAAGCATTATTTGCATCTATTATTGGTTATGGTTGTAATATCAATATTTCAAGAATGGCAAAGATTTCAAAAGGTATTTCAGAACACGATATTGAACATGCAAGTAATTGGTATTTATCAAATGAAAATTTAATTGAAGCAAATGATAAAATTATAGCTTTTACAGAACAGTTAGATATTGTAAAACTTTTTAAAAAAGATAAAGATAAAAATCATACAGCAAGTGATGGTCAAAAATTTAATATTTCAGTAGATTCTTTAAATGCAGGATATTCATTTAAATATTTTGGATTAGGAAGAGGAGTAAGTAGATATATGTTTATTGATGAATCACATAGACTTTTTTATTCAACAGTAATTAATGCAAATGAAAGAGAAGCTGCTTATGTAATTGATGGATTAATGCATAATGATATTATTCAAAGCGATATTCATTCAACAGACACTTTTGGGTATAGTGAAGTTGTATTTGCACTGACACATCTTTTAGGTTTCTCTTTTGCACCAAGAATTAAAAATTTTAAAGAACAACAACTATATGCATTTGAAGCAAAAAAAGAGTATCACAAATTAGGATATAAAGTTTTACCAATAAAACAAATCAATATAGAACTAATAGAAGAACAATGGGAAAATATTTTAAGATTTGTTCTTACAATAAAAGAAAGAGAAACAACAGCATCACAACTTCTTAAAAGGCTTACTTCCTATCCAAAACAACATAAAACATATTTAGCTTTAAGAGAGTTTGGAAGAATAATAAAAACAAAATTTTTACTTGAATATATTGATGATGTTACTCTTCGCCAACAAATTGAAAAACAATTAAATAAAATAGAAAATGCAAATAAATTTTCAAAAGCAATATTTTTTGGAAATAATGGAGAATACATGTATGCTACAAAAGAAGAACAAGATATAGCAAGTAATTCCCTAAGACTAATTCAAAATGCTATTATTTGTTGGAATTATCTATATTTCTCTGATAAATTAGCAAAAGAAACTGATGAAAATGAAAAATCATTAATAATTCAATCAATTCAAAATGGTTCTATTGTTCATTGGCAACATATTAATTTTTATGGTGAATATGATTTTACAGGAATAGAAACAAATAAAAGAGAATTTGAATTTAATTTAGAGAAAATTATTAAAGTTGAAGATGCTTAAAAGAGATAGAAGAGCCATTTTATAGAGATTTACTTATTATATTAAGCTATTTTTAAATATTGTTGGAAAAAAAATCCCTTTGTAGGTCTATACCCAATTTAAAAAAAAGCAGATTGACTTAACAAAAAATTGCTTAAGATAGGAGCTTAATCTATCATCACTAAATAAAAAAAATTTCATACAAAGGAGAAAGAAATGAGAGGAAGTGTTTACTACCAAAGCTCACAACTAGTAAAACAAATATTTAAAGAAGGAGCAAAAAAAGAAGATAAGATAAATACAAGCCACGAGCATTATCAAATGGTTTCAAGCTATAAAACCATGGAGAGTTATCGCTCTATTTGGAACAACTTTTTTAACTATCTTTTAGAACATTGGAAGGTAAGAGATTTTGAAAAAATTAGTTCAGAACATGTTCAAGCCTATATGGATTATAAGATTGAATACTATCCAAGTAAACAGTACTTAGAAAAAATCTCAGCAGCACTTGGTAAGTTAGAAATTGCATTAAAAAATTTTGCAAAAAACATTCACAAGATAGAAAAATATTATGATTTTTCAATTAGGCAAACTATTTTAAATGAAGCAAGAGATTTAAAACTTGTAGCCAGTAATTATCATAATCGTGCATATAATAATCCAGAACTTTTAATTTCAAATTTAAAAAATCCTATGAACAAACTTGCAGCTAAAATTCAACTTGAAGGTGGAGCTAGAGTAGAGGGAGTTGCTTTAATAAAACCCGAACAACTTAGAGGAAAAAAGATTGATAAAGTTACAAAAACTAAAAAAGGAATCGTTCATACTAAAGAAAAAGGTGGAAAGCAAGGTGAAGTTTTAGTATCGCTTGAAACTTATAAAGAATTAGAAAATTATATATCTATAAAACTAGAAAAGAGAGAAAACTCTTTTTCTCAAAAGAAGCAATCAAACAAATTAAAAAACATTTTGTATTTAATGATAATTCAAAAGATGAAGATTTTATTATAACAACAAAAGGTAATCCATTAAAAACTCCAAATAGTTCAACATTTATTGCAAAGGTAAATAGTTTTATACAAGAAGTTCTAGGAAATAGATATTCTTTTCACTCTTTTAGAGCAGGAATTATTACTGATATGTCAAAATCAATTAATCCTAAATTCATTAAAGAGTTTATAGGTCATAGTGATATAAAAATTACTATGAGGTATATTAGACCTACTCATGAAGATTTGAAGAAGTGTTTGATTAGGTAAAACCAACTTTTTATTTTAAAAGCTTACTTTTTTATTCCATAACCCCTAAAGGTTTATGGAACTTTGCATTTTTTACTTTTTGAACACTTTATGGAACAAGAAATACTAATATAAGTGCTTAGTGTTCTAAAACTAGAAGAACTCGCTCAGCACTGATTTGTTAATACTTCTTTGTATTCACATGTTCTGATTCGTCTATCAATCTCGCGTTCTGCCGCACCAATAGCATAACTTTTATTTCCACCTGTTACACTCGAAACAACTTGTGAATTACAGTTTTCACAAATAAAATCCGTTTTCTTGACATTAGCATATATACTACGGCAAGAGCTGTCATCATAAACTAAGGTAGCATCACAACTTGGGCAATAACACCAAAGTTTAGTTATAGTATTTCCTGCCCAATGCCATCGCCATTTTGCACCGAATAAAAGATCTTCTGTATATGCTTTGAATTCGGGACTTTTTTTTTCTTTGATTATTAAAAAAATGACCACTATCGCAAATAATGTAAATAAAGAAATAATTAACAACACCCATCCCGGTAGGCTATATGAAACAAAGAGAGCTTTCCAACACCAAACTAAGCCAGACCATATCCATGAAAAAAAGATAATTGCATACTCACGTAATTTTGGAATAACTAAAATGATGATGCCAGCAATGGTTGATGCAATTGCTCCATTTCTAATTGTTTTATAAGAACTTTCGATTGTAATTCCTTTTTTGCATTAACGGTTGACTTGAAGGACAAGTGAACTAACGACTTGACACTTTAGTCTTTTAATTTTATCTAATCGAAACTTATAAGCTTGATTTATCAGCAGTTTTCACTTGTTCTTCTTCCAAGGATTTGTTAGACTTTCAAGTCTATTTAAAACATATAAGTTTTTTATTTCTTTATCATTAATTATGATAGTTATTCAACATATATTATTTCCATTTAGTTATTCTATTAAGATTAAGTTCATTAAAATATTTATTGTGATTTTTGGGATGATAATCAATAATATCTAATTTAAACTGATGCGAATGAATAAATGATTCTTTAACACTTATACCAAATTTTTGACATTTATTAAAGATTTCATCTTTTTCAGACTTCTCCATTTGACAACCTAATATAATAGATTTAATAATACTAGGTTCTAGCTCAAAGAAATACATTGATTTATCACTATCATATTTAGCCATATCTAGTGAAATTAATATACGTTGTTCCTCTTCATATTCCCATTCAGGAGATTTTACAAACCAAGAACTGGTATTATTCTCAAGTTCTTGTGGTTCAATATAAGAAGGTCGTTCTAGCTGATAACTTACCTTTTTTAAAATACCAATATCCTCGTAATAATCATCTTTAAATTTTCCATTAAAATGATTTGCACTTGAATCAAACTCAATACATATTCCAGAATGATTATTAGCATAATGAGCCCACATTAATAAATTATCATATTTTGTTGTAAAACAAACAACACCTGTACTTGCTCTAACACCACATTGAGCATCAAAATAGGCATCAATATAAGAAGCACCATCTTGTAAATTATTTGAACATGATATTATTTCCTCAACTTCTTCTTCTGGTATAGATGTTAAATAATTACCCATAACCATCTCAAAGGGATCATTAAATTCACCAAAACAAGATAATTTTAAATAAAAATTATCAAAAAAATCAGAACGGTAAGTTGTATATTTATAAATGGAATTCAATATTTTATCCTTTTAGTCTAAGACCGAACTGAAAAACAAGGGATTTCAAGCTCTTCGCTAACTTCTATTTATTATCTCTAAATGATACTTAGCAGATATTAAAAAACCCGCTTATCACTTGTTTTTTCCTATGTTTTGTTAGATATTACTCCATGTCAATAGGTGCTAAATTAAATTTATATAAGTCTGACTGAAATATTGGTAACTTACTTATCTTTTCAATTTGTATTTTATATTTATTATATTCTTCATCATTTAATCTTGGGTCTAAACATAAATCATCAATTAAAGTTGATGGATTTATATTTATCTTAAATAATCCTTTGTTTTTGACAACTTCTTCTTCATTATTTTCATTAACTAATATTCTTATTTCATTTTCATGACTAAATGCTTCTCTTTTAATACATAGAAGTTTTGCAAAACCATCATTTTGGCCACCTATTGCAATTGACCAAAAACTATTTTCATTTCCAAAGTTATTCAATTCATTAAGCGTTTTATATTCAACTTCTCCAATAAAATATTTTAGTGGAGCATATTTATCACTGCTATCATAAATTGCATCAAATAATTTTCTTATTGTTGTTGAAATTCTGATACCATCTTTATTATGACTATATATTCTACACATAGCATCTGTATCTTCATTTTTAGTCCAACATTGTCCATACCACATTTCTCTTAGGTTTGAAAAATCAACATTATTTCCATTATTATCTACAGCATTCCCTTTTAAGAAAAAATTTTCAAATGGGTCATCCCATTTTTCAGGATTAACTAATACTAACTCTCTATTTTTAATTAATTCTTTAAATCTAGTTATTGAAATTATTCTATATATTTTTTGGTCTAAATCTGAAATATTTAAAATATTACTTTCTTTTTGTGTTTTCATTATAATCCTTTATCTAACGTCAGTGCTGAGAAATATTTGAGCCGAAGGGTCAAATATTTCTCTCCAATGGTTTGTTAGCATTTTTAACTCGATATTCTTTATCTTCTACTTTAAAAATAACTTCATCACAGGCATTTGCAATAGCTATTCCTAAATCATATGGTTCTTGTTTATCCTCTGGCAAAAAAGATCCATATACATCTATTCCACCATAAAATCTCATATGAACAAGGTATGTTCCATAGTTGTCGGGATTTGAAAATTGATAATAAAAAACATCCTCGTTTGCTCCATATTTAGGAATATCTTTTAAATCTATTTTCGCTTGATGTTTAATAAATTGTACAAAGTTATTATTACTTTTATCTTCACTATGAAGATAACCAAGAAGAACTTTAATTTTACCCTTAAAACATTTTTTTAAATGATGATAATGAAGTCCATAGGCTATGTGCTCAAAACAGCTTATTAGTCTTGTATGGTCTGGGGTTCCCCAGATTACTTCAAGAAAACCATTGTCACTTTTTAGGTGGTAATGTTTTCTTTTTGTAAATGCTTTATCTAACAATCGATTTGAAGTTCTTCTAATAGCACGATTTACTTTTGTAAATTTATGCAAATATCCAATTGAATTATTACCAAATATTCCTGCTAAGCTAACCATTAAAAATTCATCATCTTTACTTTTATGATTGTTGTGTATTTCACAACTTGGTACAGTTATAAGATATTGTCTATAATCTTTTCCAACATCTTTCTGTTCTGGAAATAAATTTTTTGGTGGTACATGTTCACTAGAAACAGCATTTCTATCGCACATATAACATTTAAATATATTTTGCAAATTTATCCTACCTTATTGTGTAATGCTAACGTCAGTGCTGAGCGACACTCAGAGATAAGTATAAGAAAGCGGAGCTTTCGATATGCTTATTGAAGGAGTGGAAGAGAGTCTTCGCTCCTGCGACTTGTTATCCGGAGCCGGAGGCGAGCCGATAACGTTTAACTTAACCGACAATTTATTGTTCGATTCGAGGCTTTGTTAATTTTGTAACATGGCTATTTATAGACATGCATTATATACAAGATAGCCTAAAAATAAATAACATATATAAAAATATTAGGAATTACAATAGATAAAAACTGATACAAATATGAGTTTATAAAACGAGTTCAACAAACTGTACCTTTAGGAGTATGTTCTAAAATTCAACTCTATTTGGAACAGTCTTTCTGTTACTAGAACCTGTTCCAAAAGTAAGAGGTTTTGCAACTTAACGTTTGTCGTGAGCAATAATTTTCCCGCTAGGGTAAATTATTGGTCTCCTCGTAGTTGTTAGGTATAAATTTTGTCAAATTCATTTTTTAAATTATTTTGCATTTTTCCTGCTAATGAAGAAATCTCATGGACAGCTTTATGCACTTCTCCTAAATTACTTTGAGCTGCATCACTTGATGGATCTTGACTTAAGTATTGTTGTTGATAACCCCAAAACATATTCGCTTTTCCGTTAATATTATCTATATCATCTTTTAAGCTTGGAAAATATAATCTAACACTTGTTTGAATTTGATTTATTTTTTCTACTATTTCATTTGTATAATATGCATCAAACTTTTCAAGGTCTTTTAATCTAGTTAAAATAAAACTTGATGTTGGTGAACATTGAAATTTCAACTTTGATAATAAATAATAAGTTTTTTCAAGGTGTTCTGTTTTTTTATTGTTGAAACTATCAATTTTATTTTGCTGAATAGACTCTTGACGCTCTTTATATTCGATATAAAACTGCTTTTTTTGATGTTCTAAGTTTTTGTCTAATAAGATTATTTGTTGTTTAAAGCTTCTACTTGCAACAGTAATACTAATTACAGCAGCGATTGTTGCCCCAAATATTGCTGCAAGAACAGTTGCAAAACCTTTATCAAGTGATAAGCTTGATAATAATAAATTTAATTCTTCCATATATGTTCTCCTTTATATCTAACGTTTGAGTTGAGAAATATTTGAGACGCAGGGGCAAATATTTCTCTCCAATGATTTGTTATCCTTGCTTGTTTAATATTCTAAATATGCTTCTATCTCATCTTTTGTGATAAAGGCATTTTTTAATCCAATTCCCTCTAAAAAAACAATCATTGCAGTTTTTAATAAAGTTTTATTACCTTTTAATGTATCCAAAATTAGTTCATCACTAAAGTTAGATTCAATTGATGCATCTGATTCACCAAAATTTCTAGCAATTTGATTTGCTCCAGTATGAGTATAATCATTCATGATTTTATAGGCATTTTGTTTTACATTTGAATAAAAGTTAGTTTCTAATTTTTCATCTATTTTTGTTGCCATATCTCCAATACTTGGAAAATGTTTATCCCAACTATTCGCATCATAAATTGTTACTATTTTCGGATCATCCATAATGTAATACATATACTTTAGTTTTATAATATTTTCAAAAAAGATTCTTTCTAATGCAAAAGCAGAATTATATAATTTCTTTTCCATTAAATAATTGATTGATATAAAATGACTTAATACATTTCTTGAAAATCCTGCTAATAGCATGTCTCTTTTATTATCACTAATAATATCAACTTTTATCATTAATTTTTCAATTTTTTTTACTAGCTCAATATCATCAATAAGATATTTTTTTATTTCATCTTTTAAACTCATATGTTCCTCTCGTATTTATTTTGGATAACGTTTTACCTTAGTGATGCTGTAGCATTCACTACAGAGATTTATTATGTATTTACTTTACCAAATAACATCCATCTATATCTCTTGGTCTCATACTTTTTAGTAAATAACAACAAGCCTCATCTTCTGGTATTGCTATATGATTTGATTTACACATCTCATTTAACAAACTAGGTTCTTTAATTAGTCTAATTTTCCAATTTGGCATATCATTAGGTGGAGTAAAATTAGTCACAATTTCCTGTAAATTGTTATTCATTAATTTTAAAATTAGTTTTTTTATGTATATTTTATATTCTTCACTAAATCTACCATAAATATAAAACTCTAAGGAACGAAGATAGCTATCAATTAAAGACCTTTTATTAGCATTCACTACATTCCAAAATGACCACCAATATTTATAATAGTGATAGTTTCCATCGTTATCAGCAATAGTAAGTAATGCTCTTCTTAAATCATTATTGATATCTTTATCATCTTTAAAATAAGTGCTAATTACATTTTTAACTGATTCAAGCCTTTTTATATCTAATGCCATTCCAGCTTCATAATCGATGCAGTATAAAGCAAATGAAATTTTTCCTTGTAGAAGATCTGTATCTTCTGTATTGAAAATAACACTTTTATTATCAGGATTAGCGACTATTAATTTTGCTTTTAATTTTTCCTCTTCTATTTGTTCTTTTGCAAATGAGGACTTTATTTGATTAGAAGATAAGTAGGTATAAATATCTTCACAACCTGATGATAATTCATAAATTAAGTTAATAACTCCATAAAATTGACCAGGATCACGAATGATTGTGGGTCTATTTCCAGTTTTTTCAACATCACCTCTTGCAACTATATTTCTTACTACTCTCATCCAATCTTGAAACTTCTCTTGATTAAATTCGGATACTTTTATTAAGTATTCAGTTTGAGCATAAAACAATACTTTTAAAGAATAAGAAGCATTCTGTCCTTCAAAAACTATTCCTGAAAATATATTCTCAGCTGGTGCATGTTGAAATAATGGAAAATTATGCTTAACATTTAAGTTCTCATCAAAAACTTTACAATATGTATCAAAACATTCTGTTAAATAAATGAAGTCGTTTTCATCAAACATATTTGTTCTAACCATATCTGGTTTATCTTGCAATTCTTTTATTATTTGTAATCTATTATCTGTTTTATTTATCGATTGTCTGCACATAGCAATAGTAGAAATAAATCTGTTAAATGCTTCATCTATTTTATTTTCTTTTCTATGTATCCAAAATAAATCTGTCCATTTTGTATCAATTTTAAATGCAAAAGTATCCTGAAATTCTTTCTCTTTATCCCATTTATTATCATTTATGCGTTTTTGAAAACTTGCTTTAAAGTTTTCGAAAGATGACAGAAGTTTTCCTCTTGCATTCATCTTTATATATAAGTCATCTGTTAAACCTATATCTTCCAATTCAATATGATAAAAGCTTATTAAATTTGCATCCGAAGTCAATTTTTCCCATAGATTTTCTATATCAAAAAAGTATTTATGAATATCATTTAGAGTTCTTAACATGGCATCAATTGTAGGGTCTTTCTTCCAAGATAAGAAGAACCAAGCTGAATCTACTATTTGAGAACTTAAAACTATTGTTTTGGTGATTTGAATAGGATTAAGAACTAAAGTATTACAAAATTCTCTTGAACTTATTCTTGTTTCATAAGTAAACTTCTTCAACACATTCATAATATCTTTATTAAGTAATTGACTTTTTACTGCTGCATACCAGTGTAATAAAAATAATGTAGTTAACCGTTGTTGACCATCTAAAGGTTGAGAATCACCATCCTCGACACTTCCATAAATAAAATCTAGTTTAATAGGAGTATCTGTATTGATACTTTGAAACAATGCATTTAAAAAGTTATCTCTAATTTCCTCTTTATCCTTTCTTCCTTGTGCATAATCTCTTTGAATAATCGGTATTACTATGTTATGTTCTTTTAGAAGTTCCCAAAAGTTTGTAATCTTTCCTTGATATTGTACATCACTCATTAAATTTCCTTTTCAACATAATCTTTAAGAACTTTTTCTAAGTCTTTGTAATAATTTTCCCTATCTTCTAGTGTCCAAAAAGAAATTTTAGGAGGATAAGAACTAAAATATTTTAAAAAAACATTTTTAGTACAAATAGGTATAAAAATTCCTTTCTTTTCTCTGTCTATGATAGTTTTTCTTTTTAAAGGAAAAACAGCATTTTTATAACCACGATTTGTTTCAGAATCTAATAATGCTAAATTAGATATGTCATTTATATCTTCATCTTCTAAATAAGAATTAAAGTGTTTTACAATATCTTTAAATAAAACTTCAAACTCAACATCATCTTCACAATCACAAGTATCAGCTCTATTTTTTAATTTTTTTCCATCTTCTTTACTAACATCAATGAATACTTTTGCATCATTTAACCAACTATTTTTTTGCTTAGGTATAGTATCTGTAATTGAAGTGATATGTTCAATATCCCATTTCTCATTTTTATATATATCAAAAGGAAAATATGCATTATCATTTTCATTATTTAACATTGTAAGTATATTATAAAGTAACAATACCTTCTTCACTCTTTTATCTCCGTATTGAAGACTTTCTAATGTTACATTTTTTAAGTCACTTTTAATTGCTTCATCTAATAAAGTTCTAAATTCTGTTTTGCTTAAATTGATTGATTTATTGTATAAATCAGCAATAGTGACAGATTCAATCGCAATAAGATAACCTATTTTATGGTATAAATCTCTCTCTTCAAACCATTCTTGAAACCTTTGAAAATATTTTTTTATTTCTAGCCAATTATTTTCTATTGTTTTTTGATCTTTTTTTATGAATTTTTTATTAAAAAATCTAAATGTAGAGTAGTTATCAGTATAGTCTTTTTCATCATTCATAAGGTCAAAAATAAACTCTATTCTATTTGTAGTAATATTATTACCATTTAGAAAATACCAAAATCTATTATTTTGTAAAGATTGCTCAATATAATCCCACTCTGATGAAATTTCTAATTGCTTAAGTCTTATTTTATCATTTTTCTTTTTATCAAAGTTTGCACTATTTAAAAATAAAGCCTTAATAAGTTCGGCATTTGTTAATGGTATTTTTCCAATATTAATTCTTGTAAATATCTCTATTGGATCTTCTTCACTACTTTCATACCATATAACTTTTGAGTTAAATTTAAATTTTGATTCAAAGTCATTAATATTAAAATTAGGTTTATTAAACCAATCACAGACTGTTTCATAAGCATTTGATATATGGTAAAAATCTATATTTGAGTCATTGTAGGTTTCTCTAGTTAAATCTTGAAGAAATAATGTAGAGTTTTCTCTTGTTTCATAATCTAAATCAAATGTTTTTTCAGGTTCACGAAGTCTACTATTCATAAAATGTAATATTAAATATATGGTTGTCAATCTTTGCTGTCCATCTATAACTTCAAACTGTCCATTTTCTTTTTTTTTAGTAACAATAGGCTGTAAGCAATACCATGTTTTTTCATCGGTATCATCTACTAAACGAGGAGTAAACTCTGAAATATCATTTAATAAATCTTTAACTTCATTTTTACTCCACCTATATCCTCGTTGATATGATGGAATATAAAAACTAAATTGCTGAAGTTCGTTAATTGTTTTTAATTCTAAAATATTTTCCATAAAGTTATTTCCTTTTTTGATATTTCAATCTATACATAACTATTTATTGAACATACATTATATACAAGATAGCCTGAAAATGAACAAGCAACATACACAATATGTGTCGTATATCAAAATGCCTACAAACACCTTAAATAAACTATTTTTGTAGATGTTACTATAAAAAATATTGGAAATTGAGATGCTTCTTAAATAAATTTTAAGTTTATAATATGCTTTTTATGTATGTTTAATGTGGATATTTAGACGATAATAGTACATAATATATGTATATAAAAGTGACATCGTAATAAATCTGCATATATTATGAGGAGTAATGTGGACAGAAAATTGCTACAAAGATAAGTTATAAAACAAGTTCAACAACCTTTACCTTATTAAACATCCTCCAAATCTCAATTATTTTTGGCCCAAGCTTTTCCTTAGCAAAAACTGCTCCAAAAGTAAGAAGTTTAGCAACTTAACGGTTGAGTTGGGAAATATTTGAGCCGCGAGGGTCAAATATTTTTCTCCAATGATTTGTAATAAGTTGTCTGCTTAATCTTGTCATGAATTTCTTCAATACCGTATGCAGGTTTTCTTTTATGTAACATTGCATGACAATTTGGACAAACAGGTCTTAAATCTTCAATTGGGTTTATTTTATATTTGGCATCTATTTCGGATAATGGTTTTATGTGATGAACATGAATAAAATTGTGTCCAATTTCTCCATAAATATTTTCAAAATCAAAATTACAAATTACACATTTGTAACCATATTCATTAATACATTCTTGTCTTGCTTGTGAACTTCGCTCATAAGCATTAACTGTAATTTGTTTTTTTGTACCTTCAAATAAGTCATTATCTTCAATTTCATCAGGATAGATTATATCTGATTTTAAAACTCTCTCTAGTTCATTTTGTTTTTCTACATTGTCAATATAAGTAGTTCTTGTACTTACTATTTTAGTATTTAATTGAATGTTTGAGTTGATAACTTCCACATTATTAAGCTTATGTCCATAAATAAACTTTTCATGTCTATTATTATCATGTTTTATTTCTCCTAGAAATTTAGCTTTCGCAACTATATAGCCATCATAAGCAAAATATATTTT encodes the following:
- a CDS encoding Tn3 family transposase yields the protein MPLIKILTSIQKKEFEEPPILNQELKNEIFKLPIELEQQVFSFNNTSNQIHFILMFGYFKITHRFFDSNLYYGEDIKYTISKYKFDDNLYSSVIAHSSLATYKNTIKKHFSCVKFTSNIYEILQKESDLLVKKLLKTQDIFYLLVEKSMELRIEVPSYTQITTIISSSINAQNTLVYKKIKKYENHEALKSLDYLLKEDITNPTKYVLGKYKRILHSVNAAKVRQSNIDFRYLNDLSKQLEPILKELSLDDNTIIHYAKWVEKSDMHQISRKVKHKQYFDLICFVIHQVKIRSDYLIDIFVQVMQSIKQTTLREHQTIYYDQKHSRTKNFKDLTQFLQTEIIPNILNLESIIKNDFSSDDKILFIENIIEELTKNEEFQKIKSIDFNSLNEETSYYDMLENNSSKLQIRIAKIIQNVDFDTNNSQKSFIKAIEHYKNNNGKLTSTTPKDFLEKNIQSLLFQKDENNTKYFRNSLYKILFFIEISQAIKSGKLNLLNSYRYRAFESYLLDINKFKKEKMDLLEQYNLLHFTNCKKTITYLKEQLNSSFKDVNEKISKELNLYFHLKGENSFTITTPKVEKDISLDPLTKWLPKDKFIPLISILEEINSYISFTKVFTHYSLGRNRSNIKIEALFASIIGYGCNINISRMAKISKGISEHDIEHASNWYLSNENLIEANDKIIAFTEQLDIVKLFKKDKDKNHTASDGQKFNISVDSLNAGYSFKYFGLGRGVSRYMFIDESHRLFYSTVINANEREAAYVIDGLMHNDIIQSDIHSTDTFGYSEVVFALTHLLGFSFAPRIKNFKEQQLYAFEAKKEYHKLGYKVLPIKQINIELIEEQWENILRFVLTIKERETTASQLLKRLTSYPKQHKTYLALREFGRIIKTKFLLEYIDDVTLRQQIEKQLNKIENANKFSKAIFFGNNGEYMYATKEEQDIASNSLRLIQNAIICWNYLYFSDKLAKETDENEKSLIIQSIQNGSIVHWQHINFYGEYDFTGIETNKREFEFNLEKIIKVEDA
- a CDS encoding tyrosine-type recombinase/integrase is translated as MKKHFVFNDNSKDEDFIITTKGNPLKTPNSSTFIAKVNSFIQEVLGNRYSFHSFRAGIITDMSKSINPKFIKEFIGHSDIKITMRYIRPTHEDLKKCLIR
- a CDS encoding DUF2971 domain-containing protein is translated as MNSIYKYTTYRSDFFDNFYLKLSCFGEFNDPFEMVMGNYLTSIPEEEVEEIISCSNNLQDGASYIDAYFDAQCGVRASTGVVCFTTKYDNLLMWAHYANNHSGICIEFDSSANHFNGKFKDDYYEDIGILKKVSYQLERPSYIEPQELENNTSSWFVKSPEWEYEEEQRILISLDMAKYDSDKSMYFFELEPSIIKSIILGCQMEKSEKDEIFNKCQKFGISVKESFIHSHQFKLDIIDYHPKNHNKYFNELNLNRITKWK
- a CDS encoding DUF2971 domain-containing protein, with the protein product MKTQKESNILNISDLDQKIYRIISITRFKELIKNRELVLVNPEKWDDPFENFFLKGNAVDNNGNNVDFSNLREMWYGQCWTKNEDTDAMCRIYSHNKDGIRISTTIRKLFDAIYDSSDKYAPLKYFIGEVEYKTLNELNNFGNENSFWSIAIGGQNDGFAKLLCIKREAFSHENEIRILVNENNEEEVVKNKGLFKININPSTLIDDLCLDPRLNDEEYNKYKIQIEKISKLPIFQSDLYKFNLAPIDME
- a CDS encoding DUF6988 family protein: MSLKDEIKKYLIDDIELVKKIEKLMIKVDIISDNKRDMLLAGFSRNVLSHFISINYLMEKKLYNSAFALERIFFENIIKLKYMYYIMDDPKIVTIYDANSWDKHFPSIGDMATKIDEKLETNFYSNVKQNAYKIMNDYTHTGANQIARNFGESDASIESNFSDELILDTLKGNKTLLKTAMIVFLEGIGLKNAFITKDEIEAYLEY
- a CDS encoding DUF262 domain-containing protein, giving the protein MSDVQYQGKITNFWELLKEHNIVIPIIQRDYAQGRKDKEEIRDNFLNALFQSINTDTPIKLDFIYGSVEDGDSQPLDGQQRLTTLFLLHWYAAVKSQLLNKDIMNVLKKFTYETRISSREFCNTLVLNPIQITKTIVLSSQIVDSAWFFLSWKKDPTIDAMLRTLNDIHKYFFDIENLWEKLTSDANLISFYHIELEDIGLTDDLYIKMNARGKLLSSFENFKASFQKRINDNKWDKEKEFQDTFAFKIDTKWTDLFWIHRKENKIDEAFNRFISTIAMCRQSINKTDNRLQIIKELQDKPDMVRTNMFDENDFIYLTECFDTYCKVFDENLNVKHNFPLFQHAPAENIFSGIVFEGQNASYSLKVLFYAQTEYLIKVSEFNQEKFQDWMRVVRNIVARGDVEKTGNRPTIIRDPGQFYGVINLIYELSSGCEDIYTYLSSNQIKSSFAKEQIEEEKLKAKLIVANPDNKSVIFNTEDTDLLQGKISFALYCIDYEAGMALDIKRLESVKNVISTYFKDDKDINNDLRRALLTIADNDGNYHYYKYWWSFWNVVNANKRSLIDSYLRSLEFYIYGRFSEEYKIYIKKLILKLMNNNLQEIVTNFTPPNDMPNWKIRLIKEPSLLNEMCKSNHIAIPEDEACCYLLKSMRPRDIDGCYLVK